A part of Mycolicibacterium sp. TUM20985 genomic DNA contains:
- the treS gene encoding maltose alpha-D-glucosyltransferase — MTDTASDDQAREPTEITYDEHLHPARPGTLRFRPRVKAPFARRSLAQDGPPTADNPAYVSWLLSESMLSDANQISAQFSGQGSMWQNPFANPNPRAAVSTASVWFTAYPLSLITRPDESFLTAMADEAMWKAFSEIGIEGIHTGPVKRAGGISGWEYTPSVDGHFDRISTQIDPAFGTEDEFRKMCATANWYGGTIIDDVVPGHTGKGADFRLAEMKYADYPGIYHMVEIDPRDWHELPATPPGVDSVNIDAATEEWLDKAGYIIGRLQRVIFYAEGVKETNWSVTRPVVGVDGVERRWVYLHYFKDGQPSINWLDPSFAGMRMVMGDALHSLTDMGTGALRLDANGFLGVEKSAAEGSPAWSEGHPLSEAANHLIASMVRKVGGFTFQELNLTIDDIREIGEAGADLSYDFINRPAYQHALATGDSEFLRLTLRTSNELGVDPASLIHALQNHDELTYELVHWSTGHRDDVYTYKGEEVTGEELGESVRQDMLNQLTGPNAPYNLVFTTNGIASTTATVVAAALGIADLDDIVDIDPIRRAHLLLAMFNALQPGVFALSGWDMCGMLTLPSSDVAELMRGGDTRWIHRAGHDLMGVNEGATRSMAGMPRGRSLYGSIPEQLDDDTSFLRQLQAILRVRSHYGIATSRQVDIPEVSQKGMLVLVHQLEDPTQHQLTILNFANEDIAGTVRSEHLPPGSHVMDMFTGKTVGTVDDLHSFAVEMPRHHGMSLLVEAPPEVEESA; from the coding sequence ATGACGGACACGGCCAGCGACGATCAGGCGCGCGAACCCACCGAGATCACCTACGACGAACATCTGCACCCCGCCCGGCCTGGCACCTTGCGCTTCCGGCCGCGGGTGAAGGCTCCGTTCGCGCGGCGGTCGTTGGCGCAGGACGGTCCGCCGACCGCCGACAACCCGGCGTATGTGTCGTGGCTGTTGTCGGAGTCGATGTTGAGCGACGCCAACCAGATCAGCGCCCAGTTCTCCGGCCAGGGTTCGATGTGGCAGAACCCGTTCGCCAATCCCAACCCGCGGGCCGCGGTCTCCACGGCGTCGGTGTGGTTCACGGCCTACCCGCTCTCGCTGATCACCCGGCCCGACGAGTCCTTCCTGACGGCGATGGCCGACGAGGCGATGTGGAAGGCGTTCTCGGAGATCGGCATCGAGGGCATTCACACCGGTCCGGTGAAGCGGGCGGGAGGCATCTCGGGATGGGAGTACACGCCGAGCGTCGACGGGCACTTCGACCGGATCAGCACGCAGATCGATCCGGCCTTCGGCACCGAGGACGAGTTCCGGAAGATGTGCGCGACCGCGAACTGGTACGGCGGTACCATCATCGACGACGTCGTGCCCGGGCACACCGGCAAGGGCGCGGACTTCCGCCTCGCCGAGATGAAGTACGCGGACTACCCCGGCATCTATCACATGGTCGAGATCGACCCGCGGGATTGGCACGAGCTGCCCGCCACCCCGCCCGGGGTGGACTCGGTCAACATCGACGCCGCCACCGAGGAGTGGCTGGACAAGGCCGGGTACATCATCGGCCGGCTGCAGCGGGTGATCTTCTACGCCGAGGGCGTCAAGGAGACCAACTGGAGCGTCACGCGTCCCGTCGTAGGGGTCGACGGCGTCGAACGCCGGTGGGTCTATCTGCACTACTTCAAGGACGGCCAACCCTCGATCAACTGGCTGGACCCAAGCTTCGCCGGCATGCGCATGGTGATGGGCGACGCGCTGCACTCGCTGACCGACATGGGCACCGGGGCGCTGCGCTTGGACGCCAACGGGTTCCTCGGGGTGGAGAAGAGTGCCGCCGAGGGCAGCCCCGCCTGGTCGGAGGGCCACCCGCTGTCGGAAGCGGCCAACCACCTCATCGCCAGCATGGTGCGCAAGGTCGGTGGGTTCACCTTCCAGGAGCTGAACCTCACCATCGACGACATCCGCGAGATCGGCGAAGCCGGCGCGGACCTGTCCTACGACTTCATCAACCGGCCCGCCTACCAGCACGCGTTGGCCACCGGTGACTCCGAGTTCCTGCGGCTGACGCTGCGGACCTCCAACGAACTCGGGGTCGATCCCGCGTCGCTCATCCACGCCCTGCAGAACCACGACGAGTTGACCTACGAACTGGTGCACTGGTCCACCGGCCACCGCGATGACGTCTACACCTACAAGGGCGAGGAAGTCACCGGCGAGGAACTGGGCGAGTCGGTCCGCCAAGACATGCTGAACCAGCTCACCGGACCGAACGCGCCGTACAACCTGGTGTTCACCACCAATGGCATCGCGTCGACCACCGCGACCGTCGTCGCCGCGGCGTTGGGTATCGCCGACCTCGACGACATCGTCGACATCGACCCGATCCGCCGGGCCCATCTGCTGCTGGCGATGTTCAACGCGCTGCAGCCCGGCGTGTTCGCACTGTCGGGCTGGGACATGTGCGGCATGTTGACGTTGCCGTCCAGCGACGTCGCCGAACTGATGCGAGGCGGCGACACCCGGTGGATCCACCGCGCCGGCCATGACCTCATGGGCGTCAACGAAGGCGCGACTCGGTCGATGGCGGGCATGCCGCGCGGCCGCAGCCTCTACGGCTCCATCCCCGAGCAGCTCGACGACGACACCAGTTTTCTGCGCCAGTTGCAGGCGATCCTGCGGGTGCGCTCGCACTACGGCATCGCCACCAGTCGGCAGGTCGACATCCCCGAGGTGTCGCAGAAGGGGATGCTGGTGCTGGTGCACCAGCTCGAGGATCCGACCCAACACCAGCTCACGATCCTGAACTTCGCCAACGAGGACATCGCGGGCACCGTGCGATCCGAACACCTGCCGCCGGGGAGTCACGTGATGGACATGTTCACCGGCAAGACCGTCGGTACGGTCGACGATCTGCACAGCTTCGCGGTGGAAATGCCGCGCCACCATGGCATGTCGCTATTGGTCGAGGCGCCACCGGAGGTCGAGGAGTCGGCGTAG